GCCCGCGCTGCCAGAGCCTGGGGTCGTCGAGATCCACGCCCAAGGGTGCGACCAGGTCCCTCGGCGAGGCTGAGCCACCCCGCCGCAACATCTCCAGGTAGCCGGGCACAAAGTCGGGTCCCTGCCGGCGATAGGTGGCGTACAGGGCCAGGACGAGCAGGTGGCCGAAGCTGTAGGCGTAGGTATAGAAGGGGGTGTGGATGAAGTGCGGGATGTAGCTCCACCAGGACTCGTAGTCCGGGGTGAGTTCGACCACGTCGCCGTGCATCGGCGCATTCGCATCCATCCAAAGTTCGCCAATGCGTTCGGTGCTGAGTTCCCCCTCGCTGCGCCGGGCGGCGTGGGCGGCGCGTTCGAATTGGGTCAGGACGATCTGCCGGAACACGGTGGCGAAGGAATCCTCGATCTTGCCCGCCAGTAGCGAAAGCCGCTCGCCGGCGTCGCGGCTGCCCTCCAGCAGGCGATAGAAGACGATCATCTCCCCGAACACCGAGGCGGTCTCGGCCATCGTCAGCGGGGTGTGCGATTGCAAGTACCCCACATCGCGGGCCAGGTACTGGTGAATCCCGTGCCCGAGTTCGTGGGCCACGGTCATCACGTCGCGAGCGCGGTCGGTGTAATTGCAAAGGATGTAGGGATGCGCGTCGGCCGGACCGCCGGCCGAGAACGCACCGCCGCGCTTGCCGTTGCGCAGCTCGGCATCGATCCAGGAATGCTCGAAGAACATTTCGACGACCTCGCCCGCCCGGGGGTCGAAGGCGGCGTAGCTGTCGGTGACCATCTGGCGGCAGCGGTCCCATGACCAGCGCCCGTCCTGTTGCTCCAGCGGGGCATAGCGATCGTAGTCGTAGAGCTTCTCAAGCCCCAGCAGCCGGGTCTTTAGTCGGTAGTAGCGCTGCACCATTCCATTGGCGCCCGCGCAAGCGTCAATCAACGCGTCGACTGATTCCTGCGATATCTCGTTGGCCAGGTTGCGCGCCTGCATCGGGTGCCCTCGGGAACGCAACTGGTCATCGACGTTGTGATCTTGCAGCAACACATTGAATATGTATGTGAGCACCTTGGAATTGG
The Chloroflexota bacterium genome window above contains:
- a CDS encoding M3 family oligoendopeptidase; the protein is MSTPAAAAVSSADGVAWDLADLYAGPADPQLDADIARAGERATEFRNRYEGRVAELDAPAMRDALAELEDLSQLADRPLIFAHLLHAADSSDPANGALVARTAEANSQVRAGLLFFELEWLALPDDHTEPIITDPAAGRFAHFLRKGLAFRPHVLDRPVEEALEQKSNTGSRAFKRLFDEITSGLECDVELPSGPQRLNESATLALLHDHDREVRRAAARALTVTLRSNSKVLTYIFNVLLQDHNVDDQLRSRGHPMQARNLANEISQESVDALIDACAGANGMVQRYYRLKTRLLGLEKLYDYDRYAPLEQQDGRWSWDRCRQMVTDSYAAFDPRAGEVVEMFFEHSWIDAELRNGKRGGAFSAGGPADAHPYILCNYTDRARDVMTVAHELGHGIHQYLARDVGYLQSHTPLTMAETASVFGEMIVFYRLLEGSRDAGERLSLLAGKIEDSFATVFRQIVLTQFERAAHAARRSEGELSTERIGELWMDANAPMHGDVVELTPDYESWWSYIPHFIHTPFYTYAYSFGHLLVLALYATYRRQGPDFVPGYLEMLRRGGSASPRDLVAPLGVDLDDPRLWQRGLALIGDMIDEAEALAAGRD